The following nucleotide sequence is from Cercospora beticola chromosome 2, complete sequence.
ATCCTGGAACTTGTCGCATGCTGCTTTCCACTCGCGATTCCAGCGGCCAGTGGTCTCTTCCAGAATCTTGACGGCCTGCTCGTACTCGGTGCTATTAGTCGACATTTGGACTTgtgtcttctcgagcttagCCTTGTTCTTGCGCTCTTCCTGGCCCATCACCATGTGGCCTTGAGCCAAGTAGCCCTTGATCTTGAGGCAGTCCTGCTCAAAGCGATCGCGCGTCTTGTTGACCTGTGCTGTCTGCTgattcttcgtcttcagcaaCTTCTCGATTCCGGTCTGGATGATCTTCCTTCGCTCCTTGATTCCTCCGTTGAATGCAACGAGTGGTTCCTCGAGCTCTCCCTTCATTTGCTGCGAAATGTGCTGATGTGCCTTTCCCATGGACTCAGTCTCTCCTCGCACCACATCCAATGACATTCGTAGTGTGCCCGTCTCGACGGATCCCAATGGCTTCCTCGCCAGATTGAGCAGCTTTTTGGCGTATTCATCTTCGATGGCGGATCGGGCGGTGTAGAAGGCCTTCAATTCGTCGCTGGTGACTTTGGCATTGTGCATGCGCTGAAGGAGAGGGTCGACGCCGGCGTCTTCCTTGCCCCAGAAATTGTTCGCGACTGGAAGCGGTGTTAGTATCGTATCTCATTGCGTCTATCATGCTGGAAGCTGGCATACACGACAATGAGACGGTCGGCCCGTCGGAGCCCGCCCGGCCAGGCATGGCTCTGGAAATGTGTGATGCTGCAGCGACTGAGGATGTTGGTAGATGATACTGATGCAATAATCAGTTGCGTTGAACGCAATTGTAGCGAAGTAAGTGCGTTTGCAACGTCGTGATCCAGCGGCCTCGCGATGTGAACCCTCGAAGTAAGCGCGGCTGCCCGTCATCGTGTTGATGCTGTCGTCCGGGGCAACTGCGCGCGCGGCTGCTGACTCATACCCGCACCGCGCTAGCACAATAAATTCCCTTCTACCTCGCGATccaatcttcttcctttcttcaTACTTACCTTGTTCGGGCATCTGCTGCACACGAATAGCAGAGCCATTCAGAAGGTCCTGCATTGCACAGCGCGGCGACTGACTGGATCTGATCTCCTTCGGGGGCTCAGCGGGCGCAATTTTTGATGGCCCACCAACCAAACACCTTTCATCATTTCGCTGGCTATGAGCTGGCGGCTGGAGAAGGCTTCCACTGCAAGGATATCGGCCCCGCTCGACGCGCGCTCGCCTGACTGCCAGAAGTGTTGGCATCGCTGTCGCCATTATTCCTCCTTCCGACTGGCCGCCTCGTACCTCCTGCTGAGAGCGCTGCTCGCTGCGCATCGTGGAGGCCGACCCACGCGACTCTGGGGCAATCGCGAAGGCTTTCGCGCCCGATTGACACGGTGTCTCGGAAACCGGCATAGAACGAAGTCACTCCATGATTACTGATCTGGCCCGCCTGGATGAGCTTGGCCGGTCCGTCCTTCCAAGACCCGGCTCGAAGCCGTGCAACACCCGTCCCACCACCCGGCCAGTATTCACAGGACTGCCGGGTGCAGGATCGATGTGCGCCAACCGCAGACACGACGTTCCGTCCTGTGCACAAGCCTCGCTTCCTGCTATCGATTCGATGGCATGATCAGATGGCAAGTGTACGCATCGTTGAACTCGGCCCTCGAGATGGCCTGCAAAACGTCAAGCCTTCCATACCGTCAAGCACCAAGTTGGCCCTTATTGAAAGGCTCCACGATGCAGGTCTGCAGCGAATCGAAGTCACTTCAGTGGTGAGCCCTCGAGCAGTTCCCCAACTCGCCGATTGCGAGACCATACTGGCCAATGCAAACGTTCAGAAGCTCCTGTCGAATCCGCACCTTCGCACGCCCATTCTGATCCCTAATCTCAAGGGGTTGGATGTGGCGCTGCGTCACAGTGTCAAAGAGGTTGCTGTCTTTGTCAGCGCCTCAGAAGGCTTCAGTAGAGCCAATATCAGATGCAGCGTGCAAGAAGGGTTGGATCGCGCTCGAGCTGTTACAGAGAAGGCTCGCACCAATGGACTCGAAGTTCGTGGGTGAGTAGAAAACAGACGGATCACCTCTCCGAAATTTGGCATATTCAATACAATTTGCACCACATTGGATCGCTGACTAGAAATGCAGATACATCTCATGCGTATTCGCCTGCCCATTCGATGGCCCAACGCCTCACACTGCAGTACTGAACTGTGTGCACCAGCTGCTCGACATGGGCTGCTACGAGATCAGCTTGGGCGACACGATCGGCGTCGGAGTGCCAACGGAAACGAAAGCCCTGACACACTCTCTGATCGATGCTGGCATCCccatcgagaagctggcaGGTCACTTTCACGATACATATGGGCAAGCCATAGCGAACATGTGGGCTGCCTACCACTGTGGAATGCGCGTCTTCGACAGCAGCGTTGGCGGGCTGGGAGGTTGCCCATATGCTCCCGGCGCCAAAGGCAATCTAGCAACGGAGGATCTCGTGTACACTCTGGAGCGGGCAGGCATCTCGACCGGTGTCGACCTTTCAAAGCTGGTTGACACTGGCGTGTGGATCACCGAGCAACTCGGCATACCGAATTCCAGTCGAGCGGGAGCGGCCCTTTATAGCAAAGCGCAGACTGCTGAGCAACGTGCTGGCGCAACAGTAATAACTGCTAAACCCCCTCTGCCCTGGACACTACAGCCTGATTCTGGAGATCTCGAGCTGTACAGGCAAGGTCCGAACTTGAAGTTGGTTCTGAAAAGACCGCGTAATGGCAATGCTTTGAATGCGTCGATGATCTCACGTCTCACGCAAGTGTTCGAGGATGCGGCTGCCGACCGCTCCATCACTCGCATCGTCATCACGGCGAATGGTAAATACTTCTGCACTGGAATGGACCTGAGTCGTGACAACTCGCCAGTAGCACAAGAGGGCACTTCTGCCTCGGACGCACAGTATGATCGATTAATGCGTCTCTTCGAAGCTATCGACAACGCACCACAAGTCACGATTGCCTGCATCCAGGGCCCTGCGTTTGGCGGCGGTGTAGGACTTGCTTTGGTTTGCGATATCCGCTTGATGGCCGCGAATGCTAGTCTCAGACTCAGCGAAGTCCGACTCGGTCTGGCTCCTGCTACTATTTCCAAATATGTCGTCCGGGAGTTGGGAATCTCTTTCTCTCGCGAGATGATGCTTTCCGCACGTCCAGTCTCTGCGCAGGAGCTCTTACAACTTGGCGTGATCGCAGAAATCATACCAGCGAACGAGCAGCCTAGCTCGGCAATCGACAAGTACCTGGGTCAATTGCAAGCGTGTGCACCAAGAGCTTCGACTTTGAGCAAAGAGCTTGTGAGATTGGGTTGGAAGCATGCAGGAGACGAGGTGCATGTCAGAGGGGTGAAGAATATTTTCACTGAAATGATGGGCCACAAGAGTGAGTCGGCTCATGGGCTGGCACAGTTTCAGAAGGGCATGAAAGATGTCGACTGGGATGCGTATACGTtgtcgaaggcgaaggcgaaggcgaagccACGATTGTAGACTGAGACTTGCTGAATACAATCTCTCGCTTGAACTATCAATACTGTTTCATTCCTCACCGTACGAGGACCCATAAGGCGTGAAAATGCAATGCAACATATGGTCACTCATTCTGCCATGAAGTGCCCTTCACCAAGCATGGCAGATTGTAAACTACAGTCTCGGCCGTACACGCGACCTTCCCTTGATAATCTCTGTCCCGATACTGCGCAGAATGTGCTTCTGATGCTTTCCACTGGCAGTCTTAGGAAAGTCATCGCCGACTCCATTGTCCCCTACCCACCACACATACTCAGGTGTTTTGTGTCTCCCCAGAGTCTCACGAACCCACGCCGCAAGTTCTGCTCCAGTCGGTCGCTGattctgctctgcttgccgTAAGAAGCATGCCACGGCTTCTCCATATTTTTCGTGAGGTACACCGACGACTGCTGCTTCGACTATGCTAGGATGTGCGAGGAGGCGCTCTTCGATTTCTGCGGGAACGATGTTCTCGCCGCCTGAGCATGATTTAGCAAATGTATTCTGATATATGTTTAGAAGAGCAGTGCAGACTTTACCTCTGATGATCAAATCTTTGATCCTTCCTGTTATTCTCAGATATCCGTCCTTATCCAGGACACCTTGATCACCCGTATGCATCCAGCATATGCCACTCGCGTCTGTTTCCATCACCTCATCCGTTTTCTTGATATC
It contains:
- a CDS encoding uncharacterized protein (SMCOG1271:2-isopropylmalate synthase~antiSMASH:Cluster_10), with product MSLAGPSFQDPARSRATPVPPPGQYSQDCRVQDRCAPTADTTFRPVHKPRFLLSIRWHDQMASVRIVELGPRDGLQNVKPSIPSSTKLALIERLHDAGLQRIEVTSVVSPRAVPQLADCETILANANVQKLLSNPHLRTPILIPNLKGLDVALRHSVKEVAVFVSASEGFSRANIRCSVQEGLDRARAVTEKARTNGLEVRGYISCVFACPFDGPTPHTAVLNCVHQLLDMGCYEISLGDTIGVGVPTETKALTHSLIDAGIPIEKLAGHFHDTYGQAIANMWAAYHCGMRVFDSSVGGLGGCPYAPGAKGNLATEDLVYTLERAGISTGVDLSKLVDTGVWITEQLGIPNSSRAGAALYSKAQTAEQRAGATVITAKPPLPWTLQPDSGDLELYRQGPNLKLVLKRPRNGNALNASMISRLTQVFEDAAADRSITRIVITANGKYFCTGMDLSRDNSPVAQEGTSASDAQYDRLMRLFEAIDNAPQVTIACIQGPAFGGGVGLALVCDIRLMAANASLRLSEVRLGLAPATISKYVVRELGISFSREMMLSARPVSAQELLQLGVIAEIIPANEQPSSAIDKYLGQLQACAPRASTLSKELVRLGWKHAGDEVHVRGVKNIFTEMMGHKSESAHGLAQFQKGMKDVDWDAYTLSKAKAKAKPRL